In Streptomyces qaidamensis, one DNA window encodes the following:
- a CDS encoding alanine/glycine:cation symporter family protein has protein sequence MSLDSVTQNVDEAVSDFFEPIAKWLGDVVFYAVPVGGTDLPLIVAWLVVAGLVFTGWFGFVQVRKFRLALDVVRGKYDEKGSTGEVNHFQALTAAVSGTVGLGNIAGVAVAVSIGGPGATFWMILCGLLGMASKFVEVTLGVKYREVHADGTVSGGPMHYLPKGLKERFGSGGAKLGKVLAVLASIMILFFGLFGGNLFQTNQSYAQISSTFGGEDGFLASSAGAVLFGLVVSALVGLVLLGGIRSIASVTSRLVPAMAAIYIVACLVVILSNVTAVPDAFQTILQGAFEAEGVAGGVLGALIIGFQRAAFSNEAGLGSAPIAHSAVKTKHPASEGLVALLEPFIDTVVICTMTALTIVIANPASWAEARAGESIGGVTITSDAFETVLPWFPAVLTIAVLLFAFSTILTWGYYGLKAWSYLFGKSKASETVFKAVWSLFVILGALMSLDSLISLADSALFLLSVFNIIGLYLLAPVVKRELNSFLEFVRARKAGEIGDDGDEDQESVKTTV, from the coding sequence GTGTCACTCGACTCCGTCACCCAAAACGTCGACGAAGCCGTCAGCGATTTCTTCGAACCGATAGCCAAGTGGCTCGGAGACGTCGTCTTCTACGCTGTTCCCGTAGGCGGAACGGATCTTCCCCTCATCGTCGCCTGGCTCGTCGTCGCCGGTCTCGTCTTCACCGGCTGGTTCGGGTTCGTGCAGGTCCGCAAGTTCAGACTCGCGCTCGACGTGGTGCGCGGGAAGTACGACGAAAAGGGGTCGACCGGCGAGGTCAACCACTTCCAGGCCCTGACCGCCGCCGTCTCCGGCACGGTCGGCCTCGGAAACATCGCGGGTGTGGCCGTCGCCGTCTCCATCGGCGGCCCCGGCGCGACGTTCTGGATGATCCTGTGCGGCCTGCTCGGCATGGCCTCCAAGTTCGTCGAGGTCACCCTCGGCGTGAAGTACCGCGAGGTGCACGCCGACGGCACCGTCTCCGGCGGCCCGATGCACTACCTGCCCAAGGGCCTCAAGGAGCGCTTCGGCAGCGGCGGCGCCAAGCTCGGCAAGGTACTCGCCGTCCTCGCCTCGATCATGATCCTCTTCTTCGGTCTGTTCGGCGGCAACCTGTTCCAGACCAACCAGAGCTACGCGCAGATCTCCTCGACCTTCGGCGGCGAGGACGGCTTCCTGGCCTCCTCCGCCGGCGCCGTCCTCTTCGGCCTGGTCGTCTCCGCGCTGGTCGGTCTCGTGCTGCTCGGCGGCATCCGCTCCATCGCCTCGGTCACCAGCCGGCTCGTGCCCGCGATGGCCGCCATCTACATCGTGGCCTGCCTGGTCGTCATCCTGAGCAACGTCACCGCCGTGCCCGACGCCTTCCAGACCATCCTGCAGGGCGCCTTCGAAGCTGAGGGCGTCGCCGGCGGTGTGCTCGGTGCCCTGATCATCGGCTTCCAGCGCGCCGCGTTCTCCAACGAGGCCGGTCTCGGCTCCGCCCCGATCGCCCACTCCGCGGTCAAGACCAAGCACCCCGCGAGCGAGGGTCTGGTCGCCCTGCTGGAGCCGTTCATCGACACCGTCGTCATCTGCACGATGACCGCGCTGACCATCGTCATCGCCAACCCGGCCAGCTGGGCCGAGGCCCGCGCGGGCGAAAGCATCGGCGGCGTCACCATCACCTCCGACGCCTTCGAGACCGTGCTGCCCTGGTTCCCGGCCGTGCTCACGATCGCGGTGCTGCTGTTCGCCTTCTCCACCATCCTGACCTGGGGCTACTACGGCCTCAAGGCCTGGTCGTACCTGTTCGGCAAGAGCAAGGCCAGCGAGACCGTCTTCAAGGCCGTCTGGAGTCTGTTCGTGATCCTGGGCGCCCTGATGTCCCTCGACTCGCTGATCAGCCTCGCCGACTCCGCGCTCTTCCTGCTGTCGGTGTTCAACATCATCGGCCTGTACCTGCTCGCCCCGGTCGTCAAGCGCGAACTCAACTCCTTCCTGGAGTTCGTCCGCGCCCGCAAGGCCGGTGAGATCGGCGACGACGGCGACGAGGACCAGGAGTCGGTGAAGACC